AGCGCATTAATGGTAAAGAGGAACCACACCATCCAAGGCAATTCGTTGGTTTGCGCCGCCCACGCCATTGGAATCGCCCAGCTAAACGCCAACCCCAGCACCAATTGCGGGAGATGGGTGTAGCGCTTCATAAAGGGATAAACAAACGCCAAAGCAATGCCAACAAAGGAGAGCTGAATGGTCAGCGAGTTCATGGTAAGGACCAACAGAAACGACGTTATCCCCAAGGCCAGAAACAGCAATACCGCCTCTTTTGAGGTCACCTTACCTGCGGGTAATGGGCGCTGTTGGGTGCGCTTGACATGACCATCGACATGGCGGTCAGCAAAATCGTTGATGACACACCCGGCGCTGCGCATCAAGAAAACGCCCGCAGTAAATACCAGTAAAACATCCCAATCTGGTATCCCTTTTGCGGCGAGGAGCAAAGACCACAACATCGGCCAGAACAGTAAAAAAGAGCCAATCGGCCGATCCATTCTCATCAGTTGCCAATACGCTTTGGCTTTTTCTGCCGACATTTACACGCTCTCCTTGGAGTAAATTGGTGCATGGGGTAAAAACAATTCTGCCACCAGCATCGGTTTGTGGTTCATCCATAACCGTGAACGGCGCGCGAGTAAGCGCCCAGATGGGGTTTCAACCCAAGCCACTTGTAGCGCATCGCGCTCAACATTATCCGCGCTGAAGACGGTCAGCCCAAGTGGCAGCTCGCCCAGT
The Vibrio navarrensis DNA segment above includes these coding regions:
- the ubiA gene encoding 4-hydroxybenzoate octaprenyltransferase gives rise to the protein MSAEKAKAYWQLMRMDRPIGSFLLFWPMLWSLLLAAKGIPDWDVLLVFTAGVFLMRSAGCVINDFADRHVDGHVKRTQQRPLPAGKVTSKEAVLLFLALGITSFLLVLTMNSLTIQLSFVGIALAFVYPFMKRYTHLPQLVLGLAFSWAIPMAWAAQTNELPWMVWFLFTINALWTIAYDTQYAMVDRDDDLLIGVKSTAILFGRFDKLIIGLLQLATLAMLLWLGQYYQLGQSFYWSILAAGALFVYQQHLIRHRQRDLCFKAFLNNNYVGMVLAFGLLVAFW